In the Arthrobacter sp. 31Y genome, one interval contains:
- a CDS encoding ribonuclease HI family protein translates to MTIIAAADGSALGNPGPAGWAWYVDDSCWRAGGWPHGTNNQGELMAVLDLFRSTAHVPQEELRILCDSQYVINCITKWMPGWKRKGWRKADGKPVLNVDLLKDIDQAIIGRKYTFEWVKGHAGHPLNEAADERARAVATAYQQGVAHRAGPGFPGAQEHGKAPELGKAQEQVRSRQETESRVQGRSTEPVSEPVPVPASAGAGVASVRAGSAPLKADRSPRPHFEPTLFGESGIFGQADLFSELEDVASAEQLSAEDTVLALERELLRPDVRADIGRIGVLLHPDFAEIGSSGRFWTRDAMMMALEEDPGEPTELEMLSADRLSENTILLNYRSFAHTGSALRSSVWVLDRGQWRLRFHQGTVEG, encoded by the coding sequence ATGACGATTATTGCTGCCGCCGATGGGTCCGCCCTCGGTAATCCTGGGCCGGCCGGTTGGGCCTGGTACGTTGATGACTCCTGTTGGCGAGCAGGGGGTTGGCCGCACGGTACCAACAACCAGGGTGAATTGATGGCCGTCCTGGACCTGTTCCGTTCCACGGCCCACGTGCCACAAGAAGAGCTGCGGATCCTCTGCGACAGCCAGTACGTCATCAACTGCATCACCAAATGGATGCCAGGATGGAAGCGGAAGGGCTGGCGGAAGGCCGACGGCAAGCCCGTGCTGAACGTGGACCTTCTCAAAGACATCGACCAAGCGATCATTGGCCGCAAATACACCTTCGAATGGGTCAAGGGCCATGCCGGTCATCCCCTCAACGAAGCCGCGGACGAGCGCGCCCGAGCCGTTGCTACGGCCTATCAGCAGGGCGTCGCCCACCGGGCCGGCCCCGGGTTCCCTGGAGCCCAGGAGCACGGCAAGGCACCGGAGCTTGGCAAGGCACAGGAACAGGTGAGGTCTCGGCAGGAGACTGAATCACGGGTGCAAGGCCGATCTACTGAGCCTGTCTCTGAGCCCGTCCCTGTCCCTGCAAGCGCCGGTGCTGGCGTCGCCTCCGTGAGAGCTGGTTCTGCACCCCTTAAGGCTGACCGCAGCCCCCGGCCGCATTTTGAACCCACGCTCTTTGGCGAGTCCGGCATCTTTGGCCAAGCCGATCTCTTCAGCGAGCTGGAGGATGTCGCTTCTGCAGAGCAATTGTCGGCAGAGGACACGGTGTTGGCGTTGGAGCGGGAACTGCTCCGGCCTGACGTGAGGGCGGACATTGGCAGGATCGGTGTGCTGCTCCACCCGGACTTCGCGGAGATCGGCAGTTCTGGAAGGTTCTGGACACGGGACGCCATGATGATGGCCTTGGAAGAGGACCCCGGCGAGCCGACCGAACTGGAGATGCTCAGCGCAGACCGGCTGAGCGAGAACACCATCTTGCTGAATTACCGCAGCTTCGCGCACACAGGTTCAGCGCTCCGGAGCTCTGTCTGGGTGCTGGACCGCGGCCAATGGCGGCTCCGGTTCCACCAAGGGACTGTTGAGGGCTAA
- a CDS encoding WXG100 family type VII secretion target: MSVISVDTELLQLKSANVKGTVDRISSDVLTMRRGLEELEATWRGTAATNFQALVVEWSLTQSKVEASLASITMALSSAATNYSEVEQGNTQRFTY; this comes from the coding sequence ATGAGCGTCATCTCCGTCGATACCGAATTGCTCCAGCTCAAGTCAGCCAACGTCAAGGGAACTGTTGATCGCATCAGTTCCGATGTACTGACCATGAGGCGCGGTCTGGAGGAACTCGAGGCGACCTGGCGGGGAACAGCTGCCACGAATTTCCAGGCGCTTGTGGTGGAGTGGTCTCTGACCCAGAGCAAGGTTGAGGCCTCCCTGGCATCCATCACCATGGCCTTGTCCTCTGCCGCCACCAACTATTCGGAAGTGGAGCAGGGCAACACCCAGCGCTTCACCTACTAG